A region from the Vicia villosa cultivar HV-30 ecotype Madison, WI linkage group LG3, Vvil1.0, whole genome shotgun sequence genome encodes:
- the LOC131662116 gene encoding uncharacterized protein LOC131662116, which yields MKMKFLDWYLKIGVASALVGASMEFFMVKTGFYDKVTVLESEKRAWENSPDAQAVRDALNPWRHVDPKETNKS from the exons ATGAAAATGAAGTTTCTTGATTGGTACTTGAAGATTGGGGTTGCTTCGGCTTTGGTTGGAGCTTCTATGGAATTTTTCATGGTCAAAACTGGCTTCT ATGACAAAGTAACAGTTTTGGAGTCAGAAAAGCGCGCGTGGGAGAATTCCCCAGATGCTCAGGCAGTTAGAGATGCTCTCAACCCTTGGAGACATGTTGATCCAAAAGAAACAAACAAGTCCTGA